From the genome of Sphingomonas sp. HMP6, one region includes:
- a CDS encoding NAD(P)/FAD-dependent oxidoreductase, translating to MPNQKTQIVVVGGGAGGLELVRKLGARYGRKRHDIILIDRNLTHIWKPLLHEVAAGSLDANLDEVGYGGHAVRWGYRFFNGSIESIDRVSRTITTVPMLDERGDEIIGRHSIRYDYLVMAVGGISNDFGVPGVREHAMFLEDRPQADRFRQKLLNACLRTNHAHQTGDPSARVRVSIVGGGATGVELAAELYNAAKALRHYGLEVFDESKLEVSLIEAGPRILPALDEVLAATAKHELEKLGVRVLDNTQVVRLEDRAVHTGDGGVIAADLIVWAAGVKGAEEIKTMSDLELTRGNQIVVRPTLQSVTDDRIYALGDCASCMLPGRDKPIPPRAQSAHQMASLIFTNLVRAQAGEPLKDFVYQDHGSLVSLSRFSTVGSLMGNLVGGRMRVEGWVARTVYMSLYRMHLIAIHGWWRGVALIVIGHVNQIVRPKLKLH from the coding sequence GTGCCGAATCAGAAAACGCAGATCGTGGTGGTGGGCGGCGGTGCCGGGGGGCTGGAACTCGTCCGCAAGCTCGGCGCGCGGTATGGGCGCAAGCGCCACGACATCATCCTGATCGACCGCAACCTTACGCATATCTGGAAACCGCTGCTGCACGAAGTCGCGGCGGGGTCGCTCGATGCCAATCTCGACGAGGTCGGCTATGGCGGCCACGCAGTGCGCTGGGGCTATCGCTTCTTCAACGGCAGCATCGAAAGCATCGATCGCGTGAGCCGCACGATCACCACCGTCCCGATGCTCGACGAGCGCGGCGACGAGATCATCGGGCGGCACAGTATCCGCTATGATTATCTCGTGATGGCGGTCGGCGGAATCTCGAACGATTTCGGCGTCCCCGGCGTGCGCGAACATGCGATGTTCCTGGAGGACCGCCCGCAGGCCGACCGCTTCCGCCAGAAATTGCTCAATGCCTGCCTGCGTACCAATCATGCGCACCAGACGGGTGATCCGTCGGCGCGGGTGCGTGTCAGCATCGTCGGCGGTGGCGCGACCGGGGTCGAGCTTGCTGCCGAGCTCTACAATGCCGCCAAGGCCCTGCGGCATTACGGGCTGGAGGTGTTCGACGAGAGCAAGCTCGAAGTCTCGCTGATCGAGGCCGGCCCGCGCATCCTGCCCGCGCTCGACGAGGTGCTGGCGGCGACCGCCAAGCATGAGCTCGAAAAGCTCGGCGTGCGCGTGCTCGACAACACGCAGGTCGTGCGGCTGGAGGATCGCGCGGTGCATACCGGCGACGGCGGCGTGATCGCCGCCGATCTGATCGTGTGGGCGGCGGGCGTGAAGGGCGCCGAGGAAATCAAGACGATGAGCGATCTGGAGCTCACCCGCGGCAACCAGATCGTCGTGCGCCCGACGCTGCAATCAGTGACCGATGACCGCATCTACGCGCTCGGCGATTGCGCCTCGTGCATGCTGCCCGGCCGCGACAAGCCGATCCCGCCACGCGCACAATCGGCGCACCAGATGGCGAGCCTGATCTTCACCAATCTGGTGCGCGCACAGGCCGGCGAGCCGCTCAAGGACTTCGTCTATCAGGACCATGGGTCGCTGGTGTCGCTCAGCCGTTTCTCGACGGTGGGGAGCCTGATGGGCAATCTCGTCGGCGGGCGGATGCGCGTCGAAGGCTGGGTCGCGCGGACGGTGTATATGTCGCTCTACCGCATGCACCTGATCGCGATCCACGGCTGGTGGCGCGGCGTGGCGCTTATCGTGATCGGGCATGTGAACCAGATCGTGCGGCCGAAGTTGAAGCTGCACTGA
- a CDS encoding CBS domain-containing protein gives MNVASLLRVKGNTIVSVLPETPLMDLVATISSRRIGAVLVCDAAGDLVGIVSERDVVKALAAKGPGLATVAAGDVMTQNVTTVTPATTINDAMELMDRGYFRHLPVLDGGALVGIISVRDVVRARIEKHVEENESLISYINNRG, from the coding sequence ATGAATGTCGCGTCATTGCTGCGGGTCAAGGGCAACACGATCGTTTCGGTCCTGCCGGAAACGCCGCTGATGGATCTGGTCGCCACCATCTCGTCGCGTCGGATCGGCGCGGTGCTGGTGTGCGATGCGGCGGGCGACCTGGTCGGCATCGTCAGCGAGCGCGACGTGGTCAAGGCGCTGGCCGCCAAGGGCCCCGGACTTGCCACCGTCGCCGCGGGTGACGTGATGACGCAGAACGTCACCACGGTAACGCCCGCGACCACCATCAACGATGCGATGGAATTGATGGACCGTGGGTATTTCCGGCATTTGCCCGTGCTGGATGGCGGCGCGCTGGTCGGCATCATCAGCGTCCGCGACGTCGTGCGGGCGCGGATCGAAAAGCATGTCGAAGAGAATGAGTCGCTGATTTCCTACATCAACAATCGCGGCTGA